The sequence below is a genomic window from Uranotaenia lowii strain MFRU-FL chromosome 2, ASM2978415v1, whole genome shotgun sequence.
atgatcagattgccagattgcctggttttaaccggattggcccggatatttaatataaaatttgggaaaagtccagtCCGCCCTgtttcccggatttcattgaaaaagctcggattttgcccgggtttgttttcattctcattcttaaatcaaactaaaataaaacaaattgtgtagtatttttttttaattatgcgtccaaaatttttgcggcaagcttcaaaaaaaaaatcgtgaaaggttttttaaagtttttttttttcatagatttttgatgagcaactGCAAGGTTTGGACCAAAATTGCCcggtattgcctggattttggtcgacaattttgaaatcaaatacccggcttttgccaggttttaatataaaacagcatggatttgtccggcccggcatttttgaggtttttgcattagtttttagtccagatagttactcttgaatatctttgctctattatcataatttgattatgaattcaaaaattttgagtctagagtagaatacctcgcttgcttttttggaccctcatgggggggggggggggggtttaacccccaaaaaccaacccgttcctacggccatggctgTGAACAtatttgtagttgttaaatttatcacagctatgcagaaaacctcttgaaagtttactccaataatggcacgtcctcctgaaatggcctTGATTgggttcaaaaatgaaaaatcaaaactatattttcaattttctccccCATGTCagcttatttaaattaaatgttaGGTATGATTAGAATCACAAGAAGTCgcttcaactatatttgttcaaaattttcacgaatcacatgatttatgagagaaacaTTAGAAAAAAGCTGTTacgtggtccaaaatatgtacccggttcAAAAATAGTCCGTTAACCtatgtggtaaaaaaaatctgggcgtTAACCGGTGACGgaggacaaaactttggaccaaaAAGTCAAGCGTTCTTACGCAAGTAGAAAGATTACCTCAGTTCATGATGTGACCAAAAGAGTTGTATCCCCTCTCAGCATCACCCATCGTGCCAAGGTACGATTGAATCTAAAGCCATATAGAGAACacaaaggagaaaaaattgggGAACCCTATAacaatatttgctgtttttctcTTTGGACAATTCACTCGAAAACGCCATCTGATttaagcaatctggttgcactgatgATCGTAGAAAACcatgatggtttttgtgccaattccacagaagaaacataaaagatgttgatttttcattacaaaatattaaattttcccatacaaaccttaaatttcaaatttactcatgtaatcgTTAACTAAAAATTCTGCGAAagatgaaaatcaaaatgaccccaaatcgactcagtctaatgcccatgctctagattttttttaaacccttgGATAAGTTTTTAACACTGCTGCTGCTTCAATGAAAACGACAATGAAAGGTCAcgtaattttctttctttttcctgTTGTATTGTATGTTTCAGAATGATGGCTTTGTTCTATTTACAATTTTCTCATAAAATCGTTCTGATTTGCTACAGTTTTGATATGTGTGCTAGTAAAGATGATATGCTTAActctccaaagctgttcgggtcaaaatgacccgaagcgcacatctCAAACATCTTTATCGTCATGCCGCCTTATGTGCcatcgaaaattgttcgaactgGTAATCCTGGatcctattttttatttttccaagcaATATTTTTCCAATGACCAACATGGTTTTATGCCCGAGCGCTCAACGAGTATGAACTTATTAACATTTACATCTTTTGTGCTAGACAGCTTTACAGCGGGTATCCAAACCGATGTAATCTATACAGACCTGTCCGCTGCCTTTGACAAGGTCAATCATGAAATGGCTATTGCAAAACTAGGACGTCTAGGTATCTGTGGTTCCTTATTAGATTGGTTCCGTAGTTACCTTACTGGAAGAAAGCTAACCGTTAAATCTGCGGATTCGTTATCCAGACAGTTCCCTGCCACATCCGGAGTTCCGCAAGGGAGTCACCTAGGACcgattatttttctcatttatttcaATGACGCTCTTCTATTTCTGGATGGACCAAAACTCGTCTACGccgatgatttgaaattgtttaacgCAATTAAAGGTCCTGAAGTCACTGTTTCTCTGCAAAGACAATTTTTGCTACCTGGTGCAACAACAATTGCCTGGCGTTGATCCGCAGTAAATGTTCCATCATAAAGCTTCCCGATGTTTTTGCTTTATATTCCACGTGACGAAAGATTATAGAGACGTTTACTGCCTGAAAAGCCTCTACTGCAGCTTAGTCCGCTCCATTCTGGAGTACGCGTCGGCTGTTTGGAGCTTCTTCTATCAGAATGGCGCTGATCGGATCGAAGCTTTGCAACGACGGTCTATGCGATATGCTCTACGCCATTTGAACTGGTCTCACCCGTTCCACCTTCCAAGAGAACCGCTGCAACCTCATTAGCCTAGATACGCTACAAGCCCGCCGAGCAGCTACACGGgccttttttttctaccggaagatctgagatagtggtgaaaactttcaatgaaccccaacatatctattcATTgccggatagatggattcttgacaatttcaaacatcagtgaaacacttaaatacagaaaagctgtcagagtCAGAAGttataagtattttaaaaacaaaaatggtttttcgGACATTTTACTTTCTGGGCCAGTTTCTGATAACATAGTAATACATATCGCTAAATGCTTACTTACACTTCTGAAACACTTCTTCTGAGTTGAGCCTAAATCCATTTCTAGGATCATATTTagataaaacagttttttttctatttttggaaGCTTTTGTTATCAAttagggtctaacattttcaaaaaaaacgatttttttatttttttattttcttattgtaaaacatttcaagaatgttgtgtcaaattttcaagtcaattgaagcaaaactgtagaagttataggcctttatctcctcctatctaatactgcaagaaagcaagagcagaaacttcaaacgcgtttttctcgaaagcacatttttaaagtccgtggacatcgtcatttgaaaactacttatccgattcttttcaaatttggaacatattttctatatataaaataccagaccccaacgtttttcttttatgattttttttattttggggagattttacaggtgaaaaatggcggatttttaagtgaaaaattgtagtttttacttcaaacagccacaaaaatttcataaaaatatttttaagttaaataaaaacgttggggtccagaaaaacatctattaaaaatattttgctctgattttttgacttcagatgattctgtgctgagatacagtgtccaccgcaaatcctgttttctaaaaggcatcctcgaaaatgctccgtcacaggctcatttttcaatatttttctacgaaaaaattactaaatgttcttttaacaatgctttgtataatgcaaaaaaattgaatacatttgtttgaatgatagctccagaaaaaaatcgtgaaaatggtgtttttttatacccgttagaccctacccccccccccccccccccccttaaggttaaacatcatattttaattctacttttgttattaattattaggttttgaatatttgttaTATCCCGTTCTTTTCGAATGAATTGAcaattttctacatattttcttaTATTGTTTCCGTGTGTTCACATTCTATGTTCCAAATATCGATAATATACTATATGAAATTTGACATTCACAAAacaattattatgatttttttactttgttgtAGATTTACTTAAGCAAAACTTGTGAGAACCGTTGAAATGAGAAAAGTAACTTTAAATTATCCTGAACATTATCAAATTAGCTTTGTGATTTGAAGGACAAACGAAGTTACGTTAAAAGATTTTAGAAGTAGATGTAACAATGAGATTCATCGAGTTGATATTATCTaggtttttctgtttttaatacTCGTAGATTTTTTCTAGGACTTTGGTTTCATATGTGtggtttttgtattttaatttaagtCCCTCTCaatgcaaattaaatttcacaCAAACTAAGCTTAACTTGGTTACCCAGTCGACAAATTAAATTGCAGCACCCAAAATTCATAactaaaaactattttaaaactgTTATAATTGATAAGTAGAACAACTCTTGCCTTGCAAATGGTTGCTACTACAGATAGACCTTTCGTTTGTTATAACTTATTACAAGCTTGATCTTTGAGTAGATTTATGGCTTAAACATATCTAACCTCACTTGTTTTCTGCCATCATTGTTTAATcagataatttagaaaaaaagttttgttaatgAAAGTAAgtattatttgttttctttttttctgcaaaaGCATTATTTGGATCTTATCATGATAGGGAAGtatttgagaaaatcaaaccTGCAAGACTATCAAGATATCTACCATGAAACATCATAATTAATGTTAATAATGTTATGCAAatcaatgaatgaaaataaagtttattataTATTTAGTAGTTTGAGTGCCAATCAATTGAATTAGTTTCGAAACGCTATAGATATTTTTGGAGAAGattcttttattaatttttatcgatggcaatgtttattttaaatttactagTTTATATTgcgttttgccatttttcacaCTAATCAGTTTTGTTTcgtgttttgtttcttttaccATTATTACATGGATACAAAACAGATTTGTTTAATACTAAAggtataaaatatttattgaaactaTCAGGATACTTTGATATTTCGcagaaataattttcaataattgaattTGCAAATAATTTTCGAATCAACATATAATTAAGTGATAGTATATCGATCAGCATTGtatcaaaaacatttcaaaatagtagCGAGGCATAAACTGATTTCACCTTGAagaatttttgtcaataaaaacttacataatttaccaaacttgaattttaaatatcacgGTATTCACTCTTATTTTATTCCTTTCTATAATTCACATCAACTAGACCTTTAAATATGAAACAAGATTTATCCCTTTTATTAGTATTTTTCCTtttcattcatgttttttttaaatcactattTTGTATGACTTTAACTCAAATGGATTATGAAACAGTAGAGAACAGTAGGAAGAAATGTATGAACAGCGTATCTGATCGTCGACttttttatgccaaaaatatcataaaatgttgaatatttaacaatttttgttaaaaataaatccaaatacAACTAAACgtcaatagttttaattttagaaattttgaaagtgtAACATTCAATTTGTTTTAGCAAATCGCAATTTTGTATTACGTATTTTCCCAGTTCAGAGGAACATTTCTAGAGGCTTTctcaattattcaaatttgtaactCCTAATGTGATCTGATATGATTTCATACGTCAacatatcttcaaaaaaatttccttattgcCATCCTCTGAGTTGAATACTTTCATTCATCCTGGCAACAATATGAATTTGGTCCGATAAGCAGAATTGCACATACCATTTCAAACCACAGAATTCCTAACATCTTCTTTTAACACTAGAACAATTATCTTTGCGTTTATTTCAGAATCACTGTTTTTCTATCATCACTGtgcaaaaatcattgaaaatgtatctatataaaaaaaaaacaaaaatacgcCTCAAGAACCCTACTGCAGTTATCTTTTAAATTAAGCGCTTAGTTTAAAATTCACCTACctaatgtgattattttttgattttcagttttacaGCTTACTAATGTAACACAACTATGCGAAAATGAAACGTAGAGGGTAAAGTTAGCGTGAATCTCTGAAACAATACTATCacatataaatgaataaattttctagattattcctatttttgtttctatttaacTGCATACAATTATATCTAACAATTGgcattcaaaatcagaatctgTAGTTTGAGCATTATTTGAACCATAAAAAGTTGTGAACAGTTAAAAAGGCTGAGCTGCAATAAAAGTCTGCTAAAATTAAATGTGATTGGATGATAAACACTGACACTGAAGAAGATTTACAACAGTAAAGAATTGATGTGGGATATCAAATCGAAAACTATCAtcgttgtaatatttttatattcaatattcttgaaaattgcgccttaaggTATGCAATGGCTCTAGGATAGTAGACAAACTTCTAAAATTCTATTtctctgatacttacaaactgtgagaTGAGGactaatatgacaaaaaatagtcACAGTCCTTTTATCTCCagaatttattagatttttgccaAGGATCAGGGTACCCTGAATTAAAGATAAAGTCTCtgtagtaaaggatcaagtctcctgtgacttaaaaaaatatcacgaaTTCTTTGGTCTCACGAAAATGATTCTAGTTCATCTGCGAGTTCATGTAAATTTCTTTGgatttcttatttttggagcatatgaacttgaaattacacgttgtcagaaaatgcaaaagacggcgagttgctaaattttcccaaaacgatatgatgaaaataagaaaaggggatcaagtatcctcattctccccgaCATTGAAGATATCTAGCTCAAATTCAACCTTCCATCtaatttgatatcaaataaacaaattcaattatCTTGGCACCTATTCCGACAttttttgtcccagatttcacaggaacccaatctcttggtaagacggtaatcgctggtccattgatggcatgggttcgattcctatctcggtactgggtgttaaatgtgttaattttttctctgatgataaacgccctagaagcgacaagtcatctgaagTCCTCTCAGATATtgggacattttgaaaatcagagagaCCCGAACTTGAAAAAGATCATCACTCAGAAAGTTACTGTCATGTATAACATAAGATTCACTTAGTAAGAGGCACcctcagaaatttttttgaaatcccTAAGATTGTTTATGAAGCGATTGGATTCTTCAGTTGAACACCTGCTTCAAtaagaggttgttgcttttcagaagagggtcttatggaaaTAGAAAATTTCTCGTTTGATGAGACAATATCAAGATAATTGATACTCAAAACGTTCAGTTTATTTTCTgagtaatttgtttaaaattacttcaggattatttttttcacaatgccactttttctatttttcataagaacttcaaatgaaaattgaaaaaaaatcataagattcttatgaaaaattattttggactCAAAAATCGGTTCATATGACGTGtcttatgaaatttgaaataaggttTACTCTGAGTGTTGTAAttcatcatctggttgaaaataatcaactcaaaaacataaaagcaattaagatggaagaaaagaaggaaattgaaataaccGCTTTTactattttcattaaaaacttaatggaatattcgaccgaatattcgttaaGCCGAATAGTTGAAGTGGCCGTTGCCCGAATACCGTTTTTTGGTACATCTATATGTAAAAGCTTGTATTTTAAACGTGTATGAGTAAAACGCCCTGaacaaactgaattttaaaggtagatagaaaaaaaaaacaaatcttatataatggaatttaaaacAGTTACCTTTCCTCAGAAACCGTTGGCACTGTTTCAGTTAGCAAATCTTCCACGTTGAATGCACTATTTTCTTCCATGATTCCACCCACAATTTCTCGCACAAAGTCTGAATCGACTGGAAGTAATTCTTCAGTGAGAGACCCGAGATCATCCCAAAGAGTTTCCCGAGGTTCCCATTGGATGAAAGGAACGGGAAAAAGTTCATCTTGAATTTTGTGGTagtactgaaaaaaattaaaattttaaagacagTACGGGTTGATATTTAACGACAGACATACCTTCGGTTGAGCATAAGTCCTTCCATTGAACTCGAAAGCTTCCAAAGACGTTGACTCTTCCGGTTCCTCGTCGACAGTGGTATCGGCAAAGCTGTACACCGGACTGGGTCCCGGCTTCATCTGACATCCTTCCACGACAAAGATATCGTCTGCGTCCACGAATTCACTTTCACCTTCGAAGAATTCACTTTCTGCGATCGATTCTTCCTCGCTTTCCGGACGAATTACAAACGAAGTTTGACATGGGACCTCAGCCTTTTCGGGACCCTTTCTCAATTCAGCCCACTGTGAACAAATGTATTGCGCTAGTTCGGTCAACTGACGGCAGTTTTCCCTCTGTTGAACGTTTTTCATCAACTGTTCATATCGATAGCACATTTTGAGCATTGCTTGGGTATCCACTGCCTTTTGGTGtctaaaaaatacgaaaattaaaaagttttttaaaaaggtATTGAAGGGAAAATAACTCACTCAACGGCTGATGTAACAACTTCTTCAATTTGATCATTCATCCTATCCACTTCATCGTTGACTCGTCGGGAAACTTCCTGTTCTAGCTCGATTCTAAATTGTCTCGCGATATTTGTGAGCAAAACTTTAGCCTCCTGTCTCAAATTTCTGCAAATAAATCGGGACATTTCCTTCCGTGCCTGAAGGTAATCTTCACCGAGTTGTATCTTCATCATCAGATACTTTTCCTCGAGAGACAATTTGGCTGCCTCAAGTTGCAACTCCATCAATCTTTGCTCCTCTTCCCGAgcaatttcgattttttgtcgACACTCGAATTGCAAAAACTCGAACTCCTCTCGACAGTCTGGTTTTTTCTCCGCCATTCGTcggttgatttccagctgttccTCCGCATCTTGACCAATCGCAAGAATGTGTTCATGGAGTTTTGCCTTCAAATCGCCCATGTCGGTGCAGTACACATCTGGCCCCAACAATTTCCGATCGAAGCCCATCCACGCCTGACAAGCTGGACTCATAAACTCTAAGATTGCTTCCGCCAATTCTTTCCCGATCTCCGATCGCATTTGAGATTGAGTGGGTATCGACTCGCCCTTCAAGAAATAGGTTCGTTTGCATAGCTTCGGGGGACGATTGTTGGAGGATGAATTCATTTTTGTTCTCGGAATTTTGTGAGATTTACAACCCGAAACTTTAATTTGAGTGTCAATATTGGAAAGCCTACTGTAAATGTTGACTTCCAAAACACCAACGTGTGTTGTGGTTACACGAAGGACCAACGAGAAAAAATAGAAGATCTTGGATTGCTTGAGCCTTTATCTCaggaactactgaaccgatttttacaaaccTTACACCattgaattacttgaagtctCAGAATTTGCTTGCGATTCAAAACTTTCTTCGGAGGTTCCAGAATTTCTAACTTTATATCAACATGTAGTGGAGtgttgaatgatattttttacttCATTGTGATTTTCTAACGTACCTACATGGCGTAGAAAAACGGTTAAAAATTCACTgtaattctttatttttcagttttcatagTCAGACAACCAATTGTTTTTAAGGATCagtttattatttcatttgaactatagtttatgaaaaaaaaataatttgcaaaagcAATGACGAGATCGAATTGTTGAAAACTCTATAGCATAACGTTtgcatttaaataaattaataaaattgccAATTTCACTGTTCActgataaaatttttcatgCAGCATCTATCATATTGACCCAAAAGTCAAAAGAGAAAAATTAACACCTCTATCATTCATACTCCTACTGTGATGGCGAAAAAAGTGGAGCTAGTTCGTTTTTAAACGTGCACGTTCAAAGAACGACAGTCCTCCGATGGACCCTAAAATGGATACCTTACGGTACTTGGTGGATGCCATAAATGGACTATAGCTTTGGCATCTTCAACGATTTTTGTccattatagtcgttttaacatctttaatGGCATTAGCGACTtcatatcaacgttgcagttggcgaacagttattataaaacttatccggtacaactgtgttcgatgtttactcttgggctcgatcTCCCGGATCTCGGCTCAGGAAGCAtttgacttgccaactgagctatatcacaagcccacaaCGACTTGACACTCTATGATGACAATAAAAGCACCGAAAAAAAGGCCGGATTCGGACGGCCGAAGATGTTCTCAAGATGTTCTAACTAAAAATGCCGTCACTTCTAactgataaggccgataaattaagtaactAACATATATTATGGTGATTTATCTCttctttttataatatttagtTCATTTGTCTTTAAAAGTTATGTACATTGTCTTAAAATTCActtgtaagggaaaattctaATTCATTGATATTAACTACTACgtctgaaaaattcacagaatatCAATATATCctgctaaagggtgatacggtcaaaatttggtcaatatcaacttcacgtatttcttccaattttgcatttaaaaaatttgaacacccctcattttgaaggtgtgtgtgtgtgtagaatgttgctcctatttcgatttttgaattcactcttcagttgtcaaaatgccaaaTGCAAAGCTGGCAatatcgctaaaagttgccaaatcaaccgttacaaatgtaataaaagtgtttggggaacgtttgtcgacagccagtaagtctggatcgggggaaaatcgaaaaccggaagccgctgagacgacaaagagagttgccggtagtttcaagcgaaaccctaacctctctctccgagatgccgcaaataagctgggtgtatcgtctactaCCGTGCATGGAGCCAAAAAACAagctggactatcgacttacaagaaggtttTGACTCTAAATCGGGGCTTGTgctatagctcagttggcaagtctgttgtctcctgagccgatgtccgcgagttcgagtccaagagtaaacatcgaacacagttgtaccggataagtttctcaataacgatccgccaactgtaacgttgataaagtcgcgaatgccataaaaatggtaaaacgactataattgaaacaaaaaaaaagtgactccaaatcgcgatgataaacaaaatacgacggccaaagcgcgatcccggaggctgtacacgacgatgctgacgaagtttgactgcgtggtaatggacgacgaaacctacgtcaaagccgactacaagcagctcccgggacaggagttttatacggcaaaaggaaggggaaaggtagcagatattttcaagcacataaaactgtcaaagttcgcgaagaaatatctggtttggcaagccatctgtacctgtggcttaaaaagcattttcatagcttccgggactgtcaaccaagaaatttacgtgaaagagtgtttgaataaacgtcttctgcctttcttgaagaaacacggttgttccgtactgttttggccggatttggcatcttgccgttacggtaaaaaggccataagtgatacgccgccaacaacgtgcaggtggttcccaaggacaagaaccctcccaactgTGCGgctttcagcggctaggctgcaaatctcgttttcatctcttcgcagcgtgtgcccaatcatctccacttacgttcccgaatctcaatttctagcgccttttgatgacaccgacgatgaagttccacgtttgagatccaattgccaggccaccggATGTTTtagagactcgcaaacgcaaatcgagcttttctgatccgggttacGATGTCCTTCttgtaccaccatcaggcgtaatcccAAGATACTGGATACAGCCCCAAggtactggaagcactccactttctcaacctgttgtccagtgACCAAGAAGTTGGAactattttctgtgttgatttccatcgacttggtctttccgacactgattttgagacctgctgccttggagctttcggtgaggtcgtcgagtttgctctgcatgtcttgttgtctttgggtgagcaaaacaatatcgtcagccaggtcaaggtcgttcagttgctccattgtcgaaggattccacggcaatcctcgttttggtctacagtcaatcggtccaatcaagatctcatccattacgattagaaaaagcagcggtgacaaaatacatccttgtctcactccagcagttaccgggattagttgggacaagacaccgtcgggcaagactttgcacgaaaatgcttcgttatgtgcttcgatgagatggactagtttctttGGGACTTCTCGTCGtcttagagcagcccagatgtttttgTGGTTCAGttggtcaaatgctttttcgaaatcaacgagcACCAGCAGAAGAGCAGTCCTGGAATtcattgatttgttccagtatgattcgtagcgttgtgatgtggtccatgatcgtccggatcggaatccagcttgttgccgtcgaagtgtagcgtcgattttctcctgaatCCTgctcaggatcactttgcagagtatttTGAGAGTTATAAAGATCAAAGTtttgccacgccagttaccgcattcggtcaggtctcctttcttcgggacctttacaaggataccctgcatccaatcggccgggaatgttgcagtattccaaatgtcagcgaaaagacggtgcaacatttgtgctaacaaggcagggtcggttttgagcatttcagcaggaatacAATCAATTCcgggtgctttgttggatttcatgtctttgatttccgcttcagccagcgagggcgcttccgagttgacgccattgatgcgacttactgttggcgcctaGAGTtgcgggttttgttggccatcgctgTTTGTGACTCGGAAAAGTAGTTCAAAATGCTTAGTCCAACGCTTGaactgatctgttcgatctgtcagcagttgcaaattttcgaaggtgatggaaagtattatagaacatgaagtatcaaagaaagaaagaacataagccgtaaatatcatgaaattttcgaaaaagatacaacggatcaccggcaggacttgaacccgcaatctccgcttcagtacaacggcgcgttagccaattttaccacggtgaacgtgatgtaATCGACCGACACGAGCGTATAtgtcgagctctgccgatcatcTGCTGGACCCTCTATCGAAACatcatgtatatcccgcatgtgatcattcccactattgatctctcttgtttctctatcagcaccagtgatgccacatttaaatAGGTATTTTTGAACACATATTTTTCGGTAtggaaatcagaaaaatcgttatgaaaatcggtatttcaAGGAGATTAAAAGTGTGTTTTCGGTAGTAATTATGAAATCTgttatttaat
It includes:
- the LOC129748986 gene encoding uncharacterized protein LOC129748986 → MNSSSNNRPPKLCKRTYFLKGESIPTQSQMRSEIGKELAEAILEFMSPACQAWMGFDRKLLGPDVYCTDMGDLKAKLHEHILAIGQDAEEQLEINRRMAEKKPDCREEFEFLQFECRQKIEIAREEEQRLMELQLEAAKLSLEEKYLMMKIQLGEDYLQARKEMSRFICRNLRQEAKVLLTNIARQFRIELEQEVSRRVNDEVDRMNDQIEEVVTSAVEHQKAVDTQAMLKMCYRYEQLMKNVQQRENCRQLTELAQYICSQWAELRKGPEKAEVPCQTSFVIRPESEEESIAESEFFEGESEFVDADDIFVVEGCQMKPGPSPVYSFADTTVDEEPEESTSLEAFEFNGRTYAQPKYYHKIQDELFPVPFIQWEPRETLWDDLGSLTEELLPVDSDFVREIVGGIMEENSAFNVEDLLTETVPTVSEERYSSTSSEYSANELQLFDLEKSEGSLELLVNGIALKYIKTSDRDYERFKAIARTPAPPVEPPCIPETVIELEDFQERIIVDLMEFVDLPSSGAEPRTESESSSSNEGATITEIVDDVRRSTARSQKLSLNQIEPKLSEQIMPQLSVDIISKRSDGRTSKSSVDKNDQVLKTLEDVDLNEEQVMERTSLSRKSGSQLDPMDPPLID